Proteins found in one Cobetia sp. L2A1 genomic segment:
- a CDS encoding uroporphyrinogen-III synthase — MAKPVVRGAVQADAASVDEASALRPEVLTTRPGSRGAVLDAMLVDAGCTVECLELMALESLPATQATRQAIIDADLFQGVVVISPQAASCLAEWLEDWWPQLPQGINFYAVGAATAEVLHARLGVRVRVPPRATRGVHAAADAPVGTTSEALLSLPSLQHLEGQRWLLAAGEGGRPLLGDTLEARGAQLTRIALYRRVALALSPQQAGRLAAGAYDAMVVTSNELLETVLTSVTASSLHQPLIVSSHRLATLACAHGFERVTVAEDASPGALTQAVLRACTPVT, encoded by the coding sequence ATGGCGAAGCCCGTGGTTAGAGGTGCTGTTCAGGCCGATGCTGCTTCGGTGGACGAGGCCTCGGCACTGCGCCCTGAAGTCCTGACGACGCGGCCCGGTTCACGTGGCGCTGTGCTCGATGCCATGCTGGTCGATGCCGGTTGCACGGTGGAATGCCTTGAACTGATGGCTCTCGAGTCGCTGCCCGCGACACAAGCGACCCGTCAGGCCATCATTGATGCGGATCTGTTTCAGGGCGTGGTGGTCATTTCACCGCAGGCCGCCAGTTGCCTGGCGGAATGGCTTGAGGACTGGTGGCCTCAGCTGCCGCAAGGGATCAATTTCTATGCGGTCGGGGCCGCCACTGCTGAAGTGCTGCATGCTCGTCTCGGTGTCAGGGTGCGTGTGCCGCCCCGCGCGACGCGAGGTGTGCACGCCGCAGCCGATGCGCCTGTAGGTACGACCAGTGAAGCATTGCTATCATTGCCATCCTTGCAGCATCTTGAAGGACAACGCTGGCTATTGGCAGCTGGAGAAGGCGGTCGCCCGCTACTCGGTGATACGCTGGAAGCACGCGGTGCCCAGTTGACGCGAATTGCGCTGTATCGACGGGTTGCGTTGGCATTGTCGCCTCAACAGGCTGGCCGTCTGGCGGCGGGCGCGTATGATGCAATGGTGGTGACTAGCAATGAACTGCTCGAGACGGTCCTGACGTCTGTCACGGCAAGCAGCTTGCACCAACCACTGATAGTGTCGAGCCACCGTTTGGCGACATTGGCATGCGCTCATGGGTTCGAGCGCGTGACCGTCGCCGAGGACGCCTCGCCCGGGGCTTTGACGCAGGCTGTCTTGCGTGCCTGCACCCCGGTTACATGA
- a CDS encoding uroporphyrinogen-III C-methyltransferase: MPPAAKEGKKSATGIIALILVILLAIVVAVLSWFGWQRLNAIPSAQGIDKQVSESVTQQVGQVSSKVDGLSSTLEKSESRVSDLDKRLSSESKGTEEALNKVLEELSKSQQTDARDWHYAEAEYLLRLANQRLQLERDVNGADALLENADARIAAANNPALLPVRKAIQSELASLDSVPRVDRSGIYLALLAQQEQLARLPLKQDVAEIAAKVENESVPSGGWQKQLARFGNELKDLVTVRRHDEALEALITPEQESYLRQNVRLVLEQAQLALLKEEPKLYQAAIEKAVTLVNGYYDTKVDGVKNAVTKLEELKGKTIRPELPDISASLSTLRELIERRAQSGGGEA; the protein is encoded by the coding sequence ATGCCTCCGGCCGCCAAGGAAGGGAAGAAGAGTGCGACCGGTATCATCGCGCTGATTCTCGTCATCCTGTTGGCCATTGTGGTCGCGGTGCTGTCCTGGTTTGGCTGGCAGCGTCTCAATGCAATCCCGAGTGCCCAGGGCATCGACAAGCAGGTCAGCGAGAGCGTGACCCAACAGGTCGGCCAGGTGTCCAGCAAGGTCGACGGTTTGTCGAGCACACTTGAGAAGAGTGAGTCTCGCGTCAGCGACCTCGACAAGCGCCTGTCCAGTGAGAGCAAGGGCACGGAAGAAGCACTCAACAAGGTGCTGGAAGAGTTGAGCAAGTCCCAGCAGACCGATGCACGCGACTGGCATTACGCAGAAGCCGAGTATCTGCTGCGCTTGGCGAATCAACGTCTGCAGCTGGAGCGTGACGTGAACGGTGCCGATGCACTGCTCGAGAATGCGGATGCGCGCATTGCCGCCGCCAACAATCCGGCCCTGCTGCCGGTACGCAAGGCGATTCAGTCCGAGCTTGCCAGCCTCGATAGCGTGCCGCGCGTCGATCGCAGTGGTATCTACCTGGCGTTACTGGCGCAGCAGGAGCAGCTGGCTCGCCTGCCGCTCAAGCAGGACGTCGCCGAGATTGCTGCCAAGGTCGAGAATGAGTCTGTCCCCAGCGGTGGCTGGCAGAAACAGCTGGCCCGTTTCGGCAATGAGCTGAAGGACCTTGTCACCGTGCGTCGTCACGACGAAGCACTGGAAGCTCTGATCACGCCAGAGCAGGAATCCTATCTGCGCCAGAACGTGCGCTTGGTGCTTGAGCAGGCCCAGTTGGCACTGCTCAAGGAAGAACCGAAGCTCTATCAGGCAGCGATCGAGAAGGCTGTCACACTGGTCAACGGCTACTACGACACCAAGGTTGATGGTGTTAAGAATGCTGTCACCAAGCTCGAAGAGCTCAAGGGCAAGACCATCCGTCCGGAGCTGCCCGACATCTCCGCCTCTCTCAGTACGCTGCGTGAGCTGATCGAGCGTCGCGCACAGTCAGGAGGTGGTGAGGCATGA
- a CDS encoding heme biosynthesis HemY N-terminal domain-containing protein: protein MRVLILLIIIGLAIGALFGQLMQAFPGYWLIRVGDTSVQTSFWFGLILLFAAFVVLHFGLRLLGRFAHPFSRIKVWNSRTRHRNATRKTERGLVALAEGRWKRAERSLTHSAEDSSTPLVNYLSAALAAHYQGRFDQADTLLKRAHASTQGSESAVGLVQAQLMLDRQQHEQALATLTRLDKQLSEHPQVLKLLKQAYLAVNDWDGLRRLLPRLDKQDLISPEEKKELEQRAYVALIQQAARNPEDIERVRNLWADMPDHLRSDVNLVALYTEALIAGGQEGLAERLLRHSLKECWDSRLVLRYGLLDVDAPRQLVYAEKWLQERPNDPDLLLSLGRLALRNASWGKAQEYFEASQRQRPSGTVCAELARLFANLGEHNKSQLYYRQSVELLDRSLPALPQPSKDNA, encoded by the coding sequence ATGAGAGTCCTGATACTACTGATCATCATTGGGCTGGCCATTGGTGCCTTGTTCGGTCAGCTGATGCAGGCCTTCCCGGGTTACTGGTTGATTCGGGTCGGCGATACCTCCGTGCAAACGTCCTTCTGGTTCGGGTTGATCCTGCTGTTTGCTGCCTTCGTGGTACTGCATTTCGGTCTGCGTCTGCTGGGGCGCTTTGCGCATCCGTTCTCACGCATCAAGGTGTGGAACAGCCGTACCCGTCACCGTAATGCCACGCGCAAGACCGAACGTGGTCTGGTCGCGCTGGCGGAAGGACGCTGGAAGCGTGCTGAACGCTCTCTGACGCACTCCGCGGAAGACTCCAGCACACCGCTGGTCAACTATCTCTCTGCTGCATTGGCTGCACATTATCAAGGGCGTTTCGATCAGGCGGATACGCTACTCAAACGTGCTCATGCATCGACTCAGGGCTCTGAGAGCGCGGTTGGCTTGGTGCAGGCGCAATTGATGCTGGATCGTCAGCAGCATGAACAGGCGCTGGCGACGTTGACACGCCTCGACAAGCAGTTGAGTGAGCACCCGCAGGTCTTGAAACTGCTCAAGCAGGCTTATCTGGCCGTCAACGACTGGGATGGCTTGCGCCGTCTGTTGCCGCGCCTGGACAAGCAGGATTTGATCTCTCCGGAAGAGAAGAAGGAGCTGGAGCAACGTGCCTATGTCGCACTGATTCAGCAGGCAGCACGCAATCCGGAAGACATCGAGCGTGTGCGCAATCTGTGGGCCGACATGCCGGACCACCTGCGCAGCGATGTGAATCTGGTGGCGCTGTATACGGAGGCATTGATTGCTGGCGGCCAGGAAGGTCTGGCAGAGCGCCTGTTGCGTCATTCTCTCAAGGAGTGCTGGGATTCACGTCTGGTATTGCGTTACGGCCTGTTGGATGTTGATGCACCGCGTCAGCTGGTATATGCCGAGAAGTGGCTGCAAGAGCGGCCGAATGATCCTGATCTGCTGCTGTCGCTGGGCCGTCTGGCACTGCGTAATGCCAGCTGGGGCAAGGCGCAGGAATACTTCGAGGCTAGCCAGCGCCAGCGTCCGAGCGGCACTGTCTGCGCTGAGCTTGCACGTTTGTTCGCCAATCTTGGCGAGCACAACAAGAGTCAGCTTTACTACCGTCAGAGCGTCGAGCTGTTGGATCGCTCACTGCCGGCATTGCCTCAACCGAGCAAGGACAATGCTTGA
- a CDS encoding DUF2780 domain-containing protein: MLQKSLALMGASVLAVSIAGCAATGNSNSSSTASTSSSSSSSMMSMASSMLSSQTGDTVPATDLMSSLTSQLGVTPTQALGGSAAMLSLAQSQLGTSATSELSSEVPQLSSLTSSSSLSTLSNLASLSGSSNASSLASAVSGVDDTSSLNSTFSLLGMDSSMVSQFAPVMLSYMGGEGVSSSLLSSLSGLWGTGS; the protein is encoded by the coding sequence ATGTTGCAAAAGTCCCTGGCCCTGATGGGCGCCTCTGTTTTGGCTGTGTCTATTGCCGGTTGTGCCGCTACTGGTAACAGCAACTCCTCAAGCACTGCCAGCACTTCCTCTTCTTCCAGCAGCTCCATGATGAGCATGGCCAGCAGCATGCTGAGCAGCCAGACTGGCGATACCGTGCCGGCAACGGACCTGATGTCCAGCCTGACGTCTCAGCTGGGTGTGACCCCGACTCAAGCATTGGGCGGTTCTGCTGCCATGCTGTCTCTGGCGCAGTCTCAGCTTGGCACCAGTGCCACTTCTGAGCTCTCCAGTGAAGTCCCGCAACTGTCCAGCCTGACCAGCAGCAGCTCGCTCTCCACACTGTCCAACCTGGCAAGCCTGAGCGGCAGCAGCAATGCTTCTTCTCTGGCCAGTGCCGTCAGTGGTGTTGATGACACCTCCTCACTGAACAGCACCTTCTCTCTGCTGGGCATGGACAGCAGCATGGTCTCCCAGTTCGCACCGGTGATGCTGAGCTACATGGGTGGTGAAGGCGTCAGCTCTTCTCTGCTCAGCTCTCTGTCCGGCCTGTGGGGGACTGGCTCCTGA